The following proteins are encoded in a genomic region of Triticum dicoccoides isolate Atlit2015 ecotype Zavitan chromosome 1B, WEW_v2.0, whole genome shotgun sequence:
- the LOC119348813 gene encoding SOSS complex subunit B homolog, which produces MEVKLKDLVPAATNTVNTTFIVVDKAPRPAQANAHGREETCPSLVADETAAVHFLLWGTECDAFEPGDIVRLTSGIFSYHRGNNLFLRAGKRGRVEKVGEFTMMFVETPNMSEVRWGPDPGDPRKMVQEAVVSPYSQVFKPLH; this is translated from the coding sequence ATGGAGGTGAAGCTCAAGGACCTTGTCCCGGCAGCGACTAACACAGTGAACACGACGTTCATCGTGGTCGACAAGGCGCCCCGCCCGGCCCAGGCAAACGCGCACGGCAGGGAggagacatgcccatcactagtgGCTGATGAGACGGCGGCGGTGCATTTCCTTCTGTGGGGCACCGAGTGTGATGCCTTCGAGCCTGGGGACATCGTGCGGCTCACGAGTGGCATCTTCTCGTACCATAGGGGCAACAACCTGTTCTTGCGCGCCGGCAAGCGAGGACGAGTGGAGAAGGTGGGCGAGTTCACCATGATGTTCGTCGAGACGCCCAACATGAGCGAGGTGAGGTGGGGGCCTGATCCAGGCGACCCAAGGAAGATGGTGCAGGAGGCTGTCGTGTCGCCCTACTCCCAAGTCTTCAAGCCGCTGCACTGA